The Mangifera indica cultivar Alphonso chromosome 8, CATAS_Mindica_2.1, whole genome shotgun sequence genome has a window encoding:
- the LOC123223549 gene encoding endoglucanase 11-like yields the protein MENNNVQIIPRFALPSNSLLLLLPLLIHIFTAVFTTTATTVSAFDYADALTKSLLYFESQRSGRLPYNQRVTWRDHSGLTDGLEQGVDLVGGYYDAGDHVKFGLPMAFTVTMLSWSVIEFRDQITEAGELEHALEAIKWGTDYFIKAHTSPNLLWAEVGDGDTDHYCWQRPEDMTTSRHAYKIDENNPGSDLAGETAAAMAAASIVFKKTNPYYSHLLLHHAQQLFEFGDKYRGRYDASVGVVKSYYASVSGYMDELLWGAMWLYKATDSDNYLDYVINKAHRFGGIGWAITEFSWDVKYAGLQLMASKLLAEEKQKKHSHILEQYRSKAEYYLCSCLNKNNGSNIDRTPGGLLYIRQWNNMQYVSTAAFLLTIYSDFLVDSNQKLICPGGTVDHEEILSFAKFQVDYILGSNPMNMSYLVGYGSKYPTRVHHRGASIVSYRENKGFIGCTQGYDNWYSRPEPNPNVLVGALVGGPDCQDDFVDQRDNYMQTEACTYNTAPLVGVFAKLSQLEHQNPPQTLLASY from the exons ATGGAGAACAACAACGTTCAAATAATCCCAAGATTTGCTTTACCTAGcaattctcttcttcttcttcttcctcttttgaTTCATATCTTCACTGCTGTTTTCACTACAACTGCAACTACAGTTTCAGCTTTCGACTACGCTGATGCTTTAACCAAGAGTCTTCTCTATTTCGAATCTCAGCGTTCTGGTCGGTTACCGTACAACCAACGTGTCACTTGGCGCGATCATTCCGGCCTCACTGACGGCTTAGAACAAGGA GTAGATTTGGTTGGAGGGTATTATGATGCTGGCGACCATGTAAAATTTGGGCTGCCGATGGCCTTCACAGTGACAATGCTTTCGTGGAGTGTCATTGAATTCCGAGACCAGATCACTGAAGCCGGCGAATTGGAGCATGCATTAGAGGCAATCAAATGGGGCACAGATTATTTCATTAAGGCACACACTAGTCCAAATCTGCTATGGGCTGAG GTGGGTGATGGAGACACCGATCACTATTGCTGGCAACGCCCGGAGGACATGACAACATCACGACACGCTTACAAGATCGACGAGAACAATCCCGGGTCGGATCTCGCCGGAGAAACGGCTGCCGCCATGGCTGCTGCTTCAATAGtcttcaagaaaacaaaccCATATTACTCACACCTACTCTTGCACCATGCCCAGCAG TTGTTCGAATTTGGTGATAAATATAGAGGAAGATATGATGCAAGTGTGGGTGTGGTGAAGAGCTACTATGCGTCGGTGAGTGGGTACATGGATGAGTTGTTGTGGGGGGCAATGTGGCTGTACAAAGCCACCGACAGTGACAATTACTTGGACTACGTAATCAACAAGGCTCATCGCTTTGGTGGGATTGGTTGGGCAATTACAGAGTTCAGTTGGGATGTTAAGTACGCTGGCCTTCAACTTATGGCCTCAAAG TTACTGGCGGAGGAAAAGCAAAAGAAACACAGTCACATACTTGAGCAGTACCGATCCAAGGCTGAGTACTACTTATGTTCATGCCTCAACAAGAACAATGGCAGCAATATTGACCGGACCCCCGGAGGTCTCTTATATATTCGGCAATGGAACAACATGCAGTATGTTTCAACGGCGGCGTTTCTTCTCACTATATACTCAGATTTTCTCGTTGACTCAAATCAAAAGCTGATTTGCCCTGGAGGAACAGTGGATCATGAAGAGATCTTAAGTTTCGCCAAATTTCAAGTAGATTACATCTTGGGGTCTAACCCAATGAACATGAGCTACTTAGTGGGTTATGGGTCCAAATATCCCACAAGGGTGCACCATAGAGGAGCCTCCATTGTGTCATACAGAGAGAATAAGGGGTTCATTGGGTGCACCCAGGGCTACGATAATTGGTACAGCCGGCCGGAGCCTAACCCCAATGTTCTAGTTGGGGCATTGGTGGGAGGACCCGATTGTCAAGATGATTTCGTGGACCAAAGAGATAATTATATGCAGACCGAGGCCTGCACATACAATACAGCACCATTGGTGGGAGTTTTTGCTAAGTTGTCACAATTAGAGCACCAAAATCCTCCGCAAACTTTGCTCGCTTCTTATTAG
- the LOC123222625 gene encoding protein NRT1/ PTR FAMILY 6.4, which yields MVLVSSHGEKDGANEEAAVDFRGNPVDKSKTGGWLAAGLILGTELSERICVMGIAMNLVTYLVGDLHLTSAKSATIVTNFLGTLNLLGLLGGFLADAKLGRYLTVAIFASITAVGVTLLTLATSIPSMIPPPCNDYRRQHNECIVANGRQLAMLYAALYTIALGGGGIKSNVSGFGSDQFDTSDPKEEKAMIFFFNRFYFVISIGSLFAVIVLVYVQDNVGRGWGYGVSAGTMVIAVAVLLCGTQRYRFKKPQGSPLTVIWRVLLLAWKNRTQPNPFHPSLLNEYHNAKVPHTERLKCLDKAAILSQDKAANENKTDPWIVSTVTQVEEVKMVIKLIPVWSTCILFWTVYSQMTTFTVEQATFMDRKIGSFIVPSGSLSAFLFITILLFTSLNERIFVPLARKITHNVQGMTSLQRVGIGLVFSVIAMVVSAIIEKERRGSFVHKHIKISAFWLVPQFFLVGVGEAFVYVGQLEFFIREAPERMKSMSTGLFLSAISMGMFVSSLLVSLVDKVTKKRWLRSNLNTAKLENFYFLLAVLGVINFLVFLVFAMRHQYKMQQNFKGSNSGETELQDMDNNWTTEGKPEMEV from the exons ATG GTTCTGGTTTCATCCcatggagaaaaagatggaGCAAATGAAGAAGCTGCAGTTGATTTTAGAGGGAATCCTGTGGACAAGTCCAAAACTGGTGGATGGCTTGCTGCAGGACTCATCTTAG GAACTGAGCTGTCAGAGAGGATATGTGTTATGGGCATAGCAATGAACTTGGTTACATACCTAGTTGGAGACTTGCATTTAACTTCTGCAAAATCTGCAACTATTGTTACCAACTTCCTGGGAACTCTCAACCTTCTTGGACTCCTTGGTGGGTTCCTAGCGGATGCCAAACTTGGCCGCTACTTGACGGTTGCAATCTTTGCTTCCATAACTGCAGTG GGGGTGACTTTGTTAACCTTGGCCACAAGCATTCCTAGCATGATTCCTCCTCCCTGTAATGACTACAGAAGACAGCACAATGAGTGCATTGTGGCCAATGGTCGGCAACTGGCTATGCTCTATGCAGCTCTTTACACCATAGCACTTGGTGGTGGCGGCATAAAATCGAATGTCTCAGGCTTTGGTTCTGACCAATTTGACACATCAGACCCCAAGGAGGAGAAGGCCatgattttcttcttcaataGGTTCTATTTTGTCATCAGCATTGGATCATTGTTTGCTGTGATAGTGTTGGTGTATGTGCAAGATAATGTAGGAAGAGGTTGGGGATATGGCGTTTCAGCAGGCACAATGGTGATTGCAGTAGCTGTACTGCTATGCGGCACACAGCGGTACCGTTTCAAGAAGCCTCAAGGCAGCCCTTTAACTGTCATTTGGAGGGTGCTACTCTTAGCTTGGAAGAACAGGACTCAACCTAATCCTTTTCATCCCAGCCTTTTGAATGAGTACCACAATGCCAAGGTTCCCCACACTGAAAGATTAAA GTGCCTTGACAAGGCTGCAATTTTGAGCCAAGATAAGGCTGCTAATGAAAACAAAACTGATCCTTGGATAGTTTCGACTGTGACTCAAGTTGAAGAGGTGAAAATGGTAATTAAACTCATTCCAGTTTGGTCTACATGTATCCTTTTCTGGACAGTTTACTCTCAAATGACAACCTTCACTGTGGAACAAGCTACCTTCATGGACCGCAAAATTGGCTCATTCATTGTCCCTTCTGGCTCTTTATCAGCTTTTCTATTCATCACTATTCTCCTCTTTACTTCATTGAACGAAAGAATCTTTGTTCCCCTGGCTCGAAAAATCACCCACAATGTCCAAGGCATGACAAGTCTTCAGAGGGTTGGCATTGGACTCGTTTTTTCAGTAATAGCTATGGTGGTTTCTGccattattgaaaaagaaagaaggggAAGTTTTGTTcataaacacataaaaataaGTGCTTTCTGGTTAGTCCCTCAATTCTTTCTGGTAGGTGTTGGAGAAGCTTTTGTTTACGTTGGACAACTTGAGTTCTTCATCAGGGAGGCACCAGAGAGGATGAAATCAATGAGCACAGGGCTATTTCTAAGCGCCATTTCAATGGGGATGTTTGTGAGTAGTTTGTTGGTGTCTCTTGTAGACAAAGTAACAAAGAAGCGATGGCTAAGAAGCAATTTGAATACAGCCAAGTTAGAAAACTTCTACTTCCTGCTGGCGGTATTAGGAGTTATAAATTTCTTGGTCTTTCTCGTTTTTGCAATGAGACATCAGTACAAAATGCAGCAGAATTTTAAGGGTAGTAACTCTGGCGAGACAGAGCTTCAAGACATGGACAATAATTGGACTACAGAAGGAAAACCGGAGATGGAGGTGTAG
- the LOC123222573 gene encoding pyrophosphate--fructose 6-phosphate 1-phosphotransferase subunit beta-like produces the protein MPFLPLLLTNSERTPARVPNQTEQNRTTYKEEQVTRQQPVKHNTDLCLPVLSPSFLHSFHVDHLTTAMLYGVAKVKNDEPGRLISIYSELQIRRLNVPLSLPSVLKNSFHIVDGPPSSAAGNPEEIAKLFPNLFGQPSAKLIKVDPNKGSGLESKSLTIGVVFSGGQAPGGHNVICGIFDYLQERANGSKLYGFKGGPAGIMKCKYVELSVDFIYPYRNQGGFDMICSGRDKIETPEQLKQTEETVVKLDLDGLVVIGGDDSNTNACLLAENFRSKKMKTRVIGCPKTIDGDLKCKEVPTSFGFDTACKIYAELIGNVMIDARSTGKYYHFVRLMGRAASHITLECALQTHPNIAIIGEEVAAKKQTLKNVTDYITDVICKRAELGYNYGIILIPEGLIDFIPEVQQLIAELNEILAQDAVDEAGMWKMKLQSQSRELFELLPKAIQKQLMLERDPHGNVQVAKIETEKMLIEMVETELDKRKQDGTYKGEFQGRSHFFGYEGRCGFPTNFDANYCYALGYAAAALLHSGKTGLISSVGNLGAPVEEWTVGGTALTSLMDVERRRGKFKPVIKKAMVELEGAPFKKFASLRDGWTLKNRYISPGPIQFVGSTANDLNHTLRLELGLEERA, from the exons ATGCCCTTTTTACCCTTGTTGTTAACGAACTCTGAGAGAACGCCTGCCCGAGTGCCCAACCAGACAGAACAAAACAGAACTACTTATAAAGAAGAGCAAGTCACAAGACAGCAACCAGTCAAACACAACACCGATCTTTGTCTCCCTGTCCTTTCTCCGTCCTTCTTACACTCTTTTCACGTCGATCATCTCACCACCGCCATGTTATACGGTGTCGCCAAGGTCAAAAACGATGAACCTGGCCGTCTAATCTCCATATACAGTGAACTCCAAATTAGGAGACTAAATGTCCCTCTATCTCTCCCGTCTGTTCTCAAAAACTCTTTCCACATTGTCGACGGTCCTCCTAGCTCCGCCGCCGGCAACCCTG AGGAGATAGCGAAGTTGTTTCCAAACTTGTTTGGACAGCCATCAGCAAAGCTGATCAAAGTTGATCCTAATAAGGGGAGCGGCCTGGAGAGCAAGAGTTTGACCATTGGAGTTGTATTTTCAGGAGGGCAGGCTCCTGGTGGCCACAATGTTATATGTGGGATTTTTG ATTATTTGCAGGAACGGGCCAATGGAAGCAAGCTTTACGGGTTTAAGGGTGGCCCTGCAGGGATCATGAAGTGCAAATATGTTGAGCTGTCTGTTGATTTTATTTACCCATATAGAAACCAG GGTGGCTTTGATATGATTTGTAGCGGCAGAGACAAAATTGAAACCCCAGAACAG CTTAAGCAAACTGAGGAAACGGTAGTGAAGCTTGATTTGGATGGACTAGTTGTCATTGGTGGGGATGACTCAAACACGAACGCCTGTCTCCTTGCTGAAAACTTTAG GAGTAAAAAGATGAAGACAAGGGTCATTGGATGCCCAAAGACCATTGATGGTGATTTAAAATGCAAAGAAGTTCCCACAAGTTTTGGATTTGACACTGCATGCAAG ATATATGCAGAACTTATTGGAAATGTGATGATAGATGCTCGTTCTACTGGAAAATACTATCACT TTGTGAGGCTTATGGGTCGCGCAGCTTCTCATATAACATTGGAGTGTGCTTTGCAAACTCATCCAAATATTGCGATTATTGGGGAAGAG GTTGCTGCCAAGAAGCAAACACTGAAGAATGTTACAGATTATATAACTGATGTGATCTGTAAACGTGCAGAACTTGGTTATAATTATGGCATTATACTTATACCTGAAGGCCTGATTGATTTCATCCCTGAG GTACAACAACTTATCGCAGAGCTGAATGAAATCTTAGCACAAGACGCTGTTGATGAAGCTGGGATGTGGAAAATGAAACTTCAAAGTCAATCACGGGAGCTATTTGAGTTGCTACCTAAAGCTATTCAGAAGCAACTAATGCTTGAAAGAGATCCACACGGGAATGTGCAGGTTGCCAAAATAGAAACAGAAAAAATGCTAATCGAAATGGTGGAAACTGAATTGGATAAAAGGAAGCAGGATGGTACATATAAAGGAGAGTTCCAAGGACGATCTCACTTCTTTGG TTATGAAGGTAGATGTGGCTTCCCAACAAACTTTGATGCCAATTACTGCTATGCATTGGGTTATGCTGCTGCAGCCCTCCTCCATTCCGGGAAGACTGGATTGATTTCATCG GTGGGAAATCTGGGTGCTCCAGTTGAAGAATGGACGGTTGGAGGAACAGCATTGACTTCCTTAATGGATGTAGAGAGGAGACGTG GGAAGTTCAAGCCTGTGATTAAGAAGGCAATGGTGGAACTGGAAG GAGCACCATTCAAGAAATTTGCTTCTTTGCGAGATGGCTGGACCCTCAAGAATCGATATATCAGTCCAG GTCCAATTCAATTTGTTGGGTCGACAGCAAATGATCTCAATCACACTCTACGACTGGAACTTGGACTTGAAGAACGAGCGTAG